AGTAGCTCAGCTTGGGGCTCGTTCTGGATCCCCCGTGTGTATGGAAATTAATAATGAGAGGGATGGCTGTATCGGTTTAGGGTGTTGGATGCGGGTGGGTGCAAGGGGGTGTGCGACGGGGCTGCTAACTTCTAAGGTCCACATGAGCACTTTGTAGCGTTCTGGCGGTCCTCTATTACGGTCGTGGAGTGTGGCGCATGTGACTTGTGAGCAAAGAGGTTGCACGGTACAATCATGACAGCCACAAAAAGGTCTTGACATTTGGTCTCCAAGTTCTTTCACGGCACTATCGCTCTGTCTTGGCTTTATTTGTCACGCAACGCAATATAATACTACTCCTACTATACTACTACTATGCAGCAGGTAGCTCTAGCTTTATCTTTGGCATTTCTACGTCGGGACTTCATGGATGACAAGTATAATAAGAGGATCGGAACTGCTACCAGGTGCAAGACATGCAAGCAAGAAGCTCTCAGAACATccacaacattttttttaaaaaaaaatatctacACTAGTTGACCAACGCAGGGAAAAAGGAAATTAAGAAAGTTAAGCAATTGAGCTCATGCCATGGGTGCCCAGCGTCTTGCAAACTTGCAATGTTACAGCTACACCATCCATGTGATCGTCGATCGATCTCTCAGCTGCAGCAGCTGGTGCTGCGTGTCCACTGAACAAGACTACTGAAGAATCATATGGGAACCAACCAATATCACAGCGCAGAACGATGTGAACCATTACATTCATGGACCAACCAATCCAGATCCAAATTCGTGGCTGGCCTCCAAAATTCGTCAATGCTCCATTCGTGCACATCAATTCGGTCCCTTTTGCACGCATGGTGCACGTATGCAGTACTGCAGATTTGAATTTATGTTGCGCCAAATATCGATCAACATAACGAACAAATATAGAGACCCATGTACAAGTACTGCAACATAATAACATAATTACAAGAGCATTCTGttcaagaaaaagaaggggaaaaaaatgaAGAACAATAACATGTAGAAGCAGTTAATAAGATCTTGATTtgcatatacatacatacagaCAGACAGACACATCACGCACGCCTAGCTAGCTAGTTACCTAACCAATCgtccctttcttcctctcttccTTTTGTACGTAGAGGTAGGTACCCTTTGCAAAACTACCGGCACTAGGTTTGTTCGCAAGAATTGAaacccggccggccgggcgtgTCGACCCGCCGGCCGTCCACGTCGTACTACGCCGGCCGGTCACGGCATGAAGAGCTTGTTGCCGCACTTGCAGCGCCACACCTCCGGGTAGTACTCCCACTGTGGCCCGACGCCGGGCTGGATCGCCACCCGGGTCGGCCGGCACGGCGCGCACCGCCCGCACCGCCCCCGGCACGTCGGCGGGGACGACCCCGGACCcaccagccaccgccgccgagctgcCGGGAACGCGGCGGCGTCCGCCGTCCACGTGCCGCCGATCCTGGTGGtggccgccgtcaccgccgtcgACGAGTCGATTCGCCtcctcgccagcgccgccgctggcaGACGGATCGGCCGGCCTGCCGCCGTTACAACTACAGAATAAGCACATACATTCTCATCGTCAGAATTGAACTTACCATATGTAATAACTCCAGGTACAATGCATTCAATTCGCAtgacatatatacatatacattgtatacataatatatatccAGTGCTATGCACCATATCTTGTGGTGATGGATTCTTAGATTGGGATGTGAGAGAACAGCTCTCGTGCCATGCGTTGTGTGGTTAGGGCCTAAGCATGCAGATGGCTACTGCTGGGTAGCTGTAGGGGGAGCATATGGTGGTTGTCCTAAACGTTAAGCGAGTGAGACCAAACCGTATTATTTGTGACCTGGATGTAGCATTGCAAGCTCTATGGACAGATTCTCTGCTATGCGTGGTCTCCCTGCACTGAAGTGGGTGTCGTATGCTGCAGGCTCGTGTGGGTGTACGATTATTGATGAGTGAATGGGATCGTGATCGTGATCGTGATCGTGATCGTGATCGTGTGTGCTTTTCTGGACCAGACGACTGCTGCCAGGGTGGTGGGGGCGCCAGGACTGCTGCAGTGCAGGGAAGACGAAAGGCTTTGCTGTTTGCCTGTGTTTGGTTGGTGTCTTGGTGAAGACTGAATCAAGACTGCTGCCAGATCGATCCATGAGAGAGATGGATGCTGGGGTTAGTTTGATTTAATTCCTAAAGgaacagctagctagctacatcTAGCTACAGGGGTTATTACCTTACAATAATACTGTTTTAAATTAGAGAAAACCCGCTTTTAGTATTTAATTAGTATagcaaaggagagagaaagaacttgctttctttttttgtAAGAAAAAATTGTTCTTTGGTTCTTATTGTTTCACTGGGATGGAAGGAAAAGGGAAGGGTAATCATGTGTGGACAAGAAATTGTTTAATCTTAATTGGAGGACATGATGGGGAGGATGGAGTAGATATGTCAGAATGGAATTCTGCAAGCAAGATGCCACTGGAATggtttgcatgcatgcatctagGGAGAAGAGGGAAGAGGAGTAATTTCACAAGAGGCGTATTTTTGAGAAAAATGGATGTCCATTGACATCGAGGAATCTCACCAACAACTTAACAGAATCATGCATGGCTCTAGGCCTCTAGCAGCAGCTTCCCAGTTCTCCAAAATTAGACCTAGTTAAGGATTTGTACATCTTGCTTAATTGCTTTACAGCAAGGTGGCACCAAGGAGATAGAGGGAAGGAGGGagattttatttgtttttaattTGAAGGGAGAGGGTGTGCTATATCTAGAGAGTGCATGCATGCTAATAACAAAACATGTATATGATTTAGGTTTCTTGATAGAGAACATCATGTTAATGTAGGAGCAACGAGAGTATCTACTAGCCACTAAACCTAATGGAAAGCAAGTTAACATGCCAAGGAGAGTAGTACCTAATTGAATAAAAGATCCCCTTGGTCTTGGAGTAAGTGATTAACTAATGAGTGAATTGGAGAGAAGGCATGGAAATGAAAGGCGAAacacattaaaaaaaaatggccaGAAAAGAGGTGAGCAAGAACGAATCCAAGAGAGTGCGCGCCCAAAAGGCTACGCACACACACGCATGAAAAGAAGATCTTCACGACAGCAAAGCTTTAATTTTGCCTCAAACAAgaaaaaggaacaaaaagaacaagaacagcGAAGCTCTAGCCTTTTTCGCGCTtacccatggcggcggcgaggaggacggcggcgagcagcgcggcgtcgctgcagcggcgccggcgccccaccCGTAGTCTCCGGCAGCCCTCGTCGCCCATCGCtgcggaggaagaagaggtcGCACGCTCAGCCCGCTCGATCCAGCAGCCGCAAAAACGGCAACCACGACGCGGCGCAGAGGCGAGCTGCTGGCTCGCTCGCTCCCGGCCGCCCGAAGCTCTCGGTCGGAGGCCTGGAGCTAGAacgcgctcgcgctcgccggcAATGGCGGCAAGCGAATCAGGCAGCTAGCCGCCGGCGGTCGTCGTCGATCTGAAAGTGAAGCGAGCTGAACTGATGCGATCCGATGATCGATTCTCTCGCAACGCTCCAAGAAAGCCGCGAGGgtgtgcgtgcgcgcgcgccaGTTAGCCTGCCACCGGAGTCAGTCGGTCACAGACGACTCACACGCCTCACAGGCACACCCACACGCGCACACGCtttagagagagggagagagagagagagagagagggcgagATGTGTAGGGGCACGGCGCGGCTGCTGCGTCACTGTAGAGCGAGAGGGCCGGCGGTGACGGTGGCTGTTGAGAGGAACAGGAGGGGCAATGTATAGCAGGAGCACGTGTACACAGCGCAACGTGACTTGTGATTGTATTGGGTACCTGCCCGCCCGGGtggcccggccggccagccggcctTGACCAAGCGGCCAAGCGGggaaggagaaagaagggaGCGCACGCCACTCGGTCAGGTCGCTTGGAGAGCGCCTGGTTATACAGAAGAGGAACTCTGCCATTAACTCTCTGAAAGGACAGCTCCCGCACGAATCTCAAAGGCACAATTCTACAGTAGTATTGTCAAGCGGTATATCCTTTGTGCAAGTATGAATACCGTGTGTCAGGATGCTGCGTGGAGAATGAACCAGCAGTTTGCCATTCTGAGCTTCGCCAACTTCAAGAAATTGGTTGTACGGGTGCTGCCACCgaaatttgcatttttttttctttttttatcaaATTGGAGGAAAGCTTAACGTTGAATACAGAAAAAAATGGTACCAATAATTCATCTACGGTTCAACAATCAACACCTAAACATGCATAGTTTATGGTTTGATCGAAGAATTGCTCGTGTGTCTAGCTATTTGCGCGAGAACATCGAGTAACGACCTCAACGCTTTGGACTTTTATATGCCGGCAGCACAGCAGTCCGGCACCCATTGTTTCACTGTGTGCATCGGTCAGTTTCCTGTCGAGGAGATGACTTCCTCTCTTTCCGTTTCACCATGTTCATAAGCATTATAAAAAAGGTAACATAACATATATTTTTCAAACCTAGCTGTGCCATTGCTGGCTGGCTAGCACATTCCTATATGGCTTTCATTTACAAGCTTGCCCCTGACGGGCGACACGCTGACGAGACTGATCACCTTTCGTTGAACCTCGCTTCCATTCCATCAGGTAGGTAGGGGCTTAACAGCCTACACGTCCATAGCTAGCTAGGCCAAGCACCGCCTCTTTAGCACGTTCATGGACATGGGACGCAGCAGCAAGTAGGTGACGCGTCACTTTTGAGCCGGGTCGTCCCGTGGGCTGCGTCGAGAAgcatatatactatatatatatatatacacacatatatatgATCTGTCCGCTATATATACAGATATATATAAATGCATGTATACGCAGAACCGGGCAGGTGCAATGTCCGTATGTAGACACACAcgcgcatcttcttcttcttacgaAAGCATGCATGTTGCTGATTTGACAAAGCTAAAAGAAATATGTTTGATACATGTAGCTATTTGACGGCTCGGGTAACCATTTCCCACTACTGTTGTTCACACATCAGCGTGTATTGTCGTCGCTCCGGCGAACGATGATGATGCATGGGCCATGGAGTGGAGTTATgcacaggcaaaggcatgtgaAAAGCGTGCCACGCAtcatgcatgcgtgcatgccTGCCTGCTTGCCTGCATACAACGAGATGCGTTATGGTTCGGGCGTCGTCGCCTTTGCCTTTGAAAGCGTCCGAGATAGGGGAGTCCACCACCAGCCCCCCGAGCCTGTGCTGCTCTGCCACCGCCCCTCAGCGGCGCCGTCCAAGCTCCTCCGCCGTCCTCAGCTTACCCAAACCAACACCTCTGCTCCACGCGCCCAACCCTCCACCTCTCCCTCGCAGCCACGTCGCTCAAGCGCCCCTCGCTCCTCAAATCCAGATGGATTTTGGAGGGactcgccgcagccgccgctcaGATCCCACCCAGTTGACCAGCTGAACGACTTCATCATCCCTGCCATGCCTGAATCCATGCCGGATCCACCCTCCTACGCCGACATCGTCCGTCACCCCGTCCCGCCTCGTCATCGCCCCGTCACCCTCCGCGGCGCCAACTCAGATCCACGATTACTGTCCCTCCAAGAAGCACCTACTACGCCGCCCGCCCCCCTCCTCGCTTCAATGCGCGACGGGACGGGTCTCTACGCCACGCCCCATCATCGAGCCCCAAGTAGGCACGTCAATCCTCGCGCATCTCCACCCCGAGCGATTGCGAGTCGGGATGGAGCCGCGTCAGGGAGCGCcaatggaggaagaaaaatccCCTCCCCCAAGTCCCTGCTGCTAGATTCGTCAAGAGATACACATTCAAGACCCTCTGCGTCGGCCGGACGAAAGGCCGCCCCCCAACGGCCAGCACCATGCCGGGCTTCAATTTCGCCTTAGAGGCCAAAGCTGCCTTCCTCCTCAAGACCTAGGGACGTTGCTTTAGGTGCTTGGCCTGTGACCACCGCGCTAGCACCTGCAGAGATCCCATTCACTGATTGTGGTGCTTCTACTCTAGGCACAAGCAGAGCCGCTGCCGCTCCACCAGCTCATGACACCAGCAGCCTCGTTGTCAGATTTATGAGCCCAACAGTCCaatagggggttacccaagtagtttatttgtaggtgagggcagttacaaaaccaagaactcgaaggtgatcgcgagaacacaagggacacgagggttttagataggttcaggcctccggagagtaatactctACGTTCTGTATGTGTgaattgtattgctggtatgaatTGGATTGCCCTATGCGCTccatgatatccgggcagatttggactgtcttgttgccttgacgtgtacttcaagtaacttcatgtcctcggcccgCATGCCTTGgtcgggcaggcccacttgttggtccggccagtatcctaggTGGGGACTCATGTATCCCTCACTCGTCATGCCCCCCACTCTGGTAGGCGGTGGGCTCCTCGAACTCCCGAGCCCCCACCGCGTTAAGCAGCCAAGCCCAGAGCAATGATGAAGGGGTTCTGTGTGGTCGACCCCGCGCTACACCCGGAGGAGGACCGCCTCCACATTCCCACCTCCTTCGAGCTGGAACGCGAGCTGCGCGACTAGGAGGGCAACACGCTCATCACCCGGGCCATGCACGTGCCTCCCAGTACCACTACAAGGAACCTTGAGGACACCATTATCGACAAGTTCAGGCTCTGGCCCGGCAATGTCAGCATCACCAGGCACCGCCAGGAGGTGTTCCTGATCCGTTTCCAGCACCGGCGTCACTACGAGGAGATGAACACCCAAGGCAAGTTCCAGTACCGCGGCGCTGATGTCTGTGTTCATCCATGGAGAAGCCTCACCGGAGCTCTTGGCGCTGCTCTCTTCTATCGAGTGCGTATCTGCCTCGATAGGGTGCCACGC
This genomic window from Setaria viridis chromosome 8, Setaria_viridis_v4.0, whole genome shotgun sequence contains:
- the LOC117866539 gene encoding uncharacterized protein, whose protein sequence is MGDEGCRRLRVGRRRRCSDAALLAAVLLAAAMVVTAAGRPIRLPAAALARRRIDSSTAVTAATTRIGGTWTADAAAFPAARRRWLVGPGSSPPTCRGRCGRCAPCRPTRVAIQPGVGPQWEYYPEVWRCKCGNKLFMP